A genomic region of uncultured Roseibium sp. contains the following coding sequences:
- a CDS encoding ABC transporter permease, translated as MTSSRWIALAPWLWTIGLFLVWELAVKIFDLPVFILPAPTDIWAAIVKYWSPIWKNSVQTLFTTVAGFLLAVVGGLALGLAIGWSRAIYAGLYPLMIGFNSIPKVAVVPILVIWFGIGTIPAVLTAFLIAFFPIVVNVATGLATIEPEMEDVLRALGAKKLDIMLKVGIPRSMPYFFGSLKVAITLAFVGSVISETVAANSGIGHMMLAAQSQFNVPLVWAGLVALAVLGIVMYAIMAWLEIRMTGWAHRGNRS; from the coding sequence ATGACCTCTTCACGCTGGATCGCTCTCGCCCCCTGGCTCTGGACCATCGGACTGTTCCTGGTCTGGGAACTGGCAGTCAAGATTTTCGATCTGCCGGTCTTCATACTGCCGGCGCCGACGGACATCTGGGCCGCGATCGTGAAATACTGGTCGCCAATCTGGAAAAACTCCGTGCAGACGCTGTTCACCACCGTTGCCGGCTTTCTTCTCGCCGTCGTCGGCGGACTTGCGCTCGGCCTTGCGATTGGCTGGAGTCGCGCGATCTATGCCGGTCTTTATCCGCTGATGATCGGCTTCAACTCCATTCCGAAGGTCGCGGTCGTTCCGATCCTGGTGATCTGGTTCGGCATCGGCACCATTCCGGCCGTCCTGACGGCATTCCTGATTGCGTTCTTTCCGATCGTTGTGAATGTCGCCACGGGTCTTGCGACCATCGAACCGGAAATGGAAGATGTCCTGCGCGCGCTCGGCGCCAAGAAGCTGGACATCATGCTGAAAGTCGGCATACCGCGATCGATGCCCTACTTCTTCGGCTCGCTGAAAGTGGCGATAACGCTAGCCTTCGTCGGCTCGGTGATATCGGAAACCGTGGCTGCGAACTCCGGCATCGGACACATGATGCTGGCGGCGCAGTCGCAGTTCAACGTTCCCCTCGTGTGGGCCGGACTTGTCGCGCTCGCGGTGCTTGGCATCGTGATGTATGCGATCATGGCGTGGCTGGAAATCCGGATGACCGGCTGGGCGCACCGCGGCAACAGGTCCTAG
- a CDS encoding pseudouridine synthase, producing MRLVKLLANLGYGSRKEMQLAIRNGWVTDKDGNRLKADSRTAQEDILFDDEPLDPAQGVVILMNKPVGYTCSAKDQGRLVYDLLPDRFRVRKPALSTIGRLDKETSGLLLFTDDGTFLHKVISPKSEVPKVYDVSLDRPMTGTETELFASGEMMLESEEKPLKPAELEVIDERAARLTLHEGRYHQVRRMFAATGNHVSELKRSRIGDLGLDGVDEGGWKTLSEEEKARIFA from the coding sequence ATGCGGCTGGTAAAGCTTCTCGCCAATCTCGGCTATGGCAGCCGCAAGGAGATGCAACTCGCAATCCGCAATGGCTGGGTCACCGACAAGGACGGCAATCGCCTGAAGGCGGACAGCAGGACCGCGCAAGAGGACATCCTGTTCGATGACGAACCGCTCGACCCGGCCCAGGGCGTCGTGATCCTGATGAACAAACCGGTCGGTTACACCTGTTCGGCCAAGGACCAGGGCCGACTGGTCTACGACCTGCTGCCCGACCGGTTTCGCGTGCGCAAACCCGCGCTTTCGACAATCGGGCGCCTCGACAAGGAAACGTCGGGGCTGCTGCTGTTCACCGATGACGGAACCTTCCTGCACAAGGTGATCTCGCCGAAATCGGAGGTGCCGAAAGTCTACGACGTTTCGCTGGACCGTCCGATGACAGGGACCGAGACCGAACTGTTCGCGTCCGGGGAAATGATGCTGGAAAGCGAGGAAAAGCCGCTGAAGCCGGCCGAACTGGAGGTCATCGACGAAAGGGCCGCGCGCCTGACCCTGCATGAGGGCCGCTATCACCAGGTCCGCCGCATGTTCGCCGCAACCGGCAACCATGTGAGCGAGCTGAAGCGCAGCCGCATTGGTGACCTTGGTCTGGATGGTGTGGACGAGGGCGGCTGGAAGACACTCTCCGAAGAGGAAAAAGCGCGCATCTTCGCATGA
- a CDS encoding ABC transporter substrate-binding protein has translation MRLLKSAALALMISGGSAYAETDIKFTLDWKFEGPSAPFFIALDKGYFKDEGLNVTIDSGAGSRESLPRVATGTYDMGFGDINALIKLMDEQPDLKVKAVMMAYETPPFAVIGRKSQGVTEDPKSLEGKTLGAPPPDAAFGQWSAFVDVAGLDTSGITIENVGFPVREPMLAQGQVDAIFGFSFSSVLNLKAQGVPEDDISLILMGENGLDLYGNVVIANTDFAAENPDAVKGFVKALTKGYLDAIADPAAAIPYVMKRNEVLDEAVEVDRLTMAVEGSIATPAVKENGFGGVDMEKLAKSMEYLQTSMGVSDTPPSPEKVFDSSYLPPKEERMVK, from the coding sequence ATGCGTCTTTTGAAAAGCGCCGCGCTCGCATTGATGATCAGTGGAGGCAGCGCGTATGCCGAGACCGATATCAAATTCACACTGGACTGGAAATTCGAAGGCCCGTCGGCACCCTTCTTCATTGCCCTCGACAAGGGCTACTTCAAGGACGAGGGTCTGAACGTGACGATCGACAGCGGCGCCGGTTCGCGCGAATCGCTGCCACGCGTCGCGACCGGGACCTATGACATGGGCTTCGGCGACATCAATGCGCTCATCAAGCTGATGGACGAACAGCCGGATCTCAAGGTCAAGGCCGTGATGATGGCCTACGAAACACCGCCGTTCGCCGTGATCGGCCGCAAAAGCCAGGGTGTGACGGAAGATCCAAAGTCACTTGAAGGCAAGACACTGGGCGCCCCGCCACCTGATGCCGCTTTCGGACAATGGTCCGCTTTTGTCGACGTGGCCGGCCTCGACACCAGCGGCATCACCATTGAGAATGTCGGCTTCCCGGTTCGCGAGCCGATGCTGGCGCAGGGACAGGTGGACGCGATTTTCGGCTTCTCGTTTTCCTCCGTCCTGAACCTGAAGGCACAGGGCGTTCCGGAAGACGATATCTCACTGATCCTCATGGGTGAGAACGGCCTCGACCTCTACGGCAACGTTGTCATCGCCAACACCGATTTCGCCGCCGAAAACCCGGACGCGGTCAAGGGCTTCGTCAAGGCTCTGACCAAGGGCTATCTGGACGCGATCGCCGATCCGGCCGCCGCCATCCCCTATGTCATGAAGCGGAACGAAGTTCTCGATGAAGCCGTCGAAGTGGATCGCCTGACGATGGCCGTGGAAGGCTCGATCGCGACACCGGCCGTCAAGGAAAACGGTTTCGGAGGCGTCGATATGGAAAAGCTGGCGAAGTCCATGGAATATCTCCAGACATCCATGGGTGTCAGCGATACACCGCCGAGCCCGGAGAAGGTTTTCGACAGCAGCTATCTTCCTCCCAAGGAAGAACGGATGGTCAAGTAA
- the fabI gene encoding enoyl-ACP reductase FabI: MFDLTGFKALVVGVANDQSIAYGCAKAFREQGADLAITYLNEKAEPYVRPLAEELGADIIAPLDVRDEDEAEALFAAIGERWGKLDTLLHSIAFSKKDDLHGRVVDCSADGFSLAMDISVHSFLRLIRRAEPLMPHGGTCMTVSFMGAQKVVENYGVMGPVKAALEAATRYAAAEMGPKGISVHALSPGPLRTRAASGIAEFDELLNDAAERAPTHHLATIDDVGAYAAFLASREAFNVTGGIHFIDGGYSIVG; encoded by the coding sequence ATGTTTGATTTGACGGGGTTCAAGGCCCTTGTGGTCGGGGTCGCCAACGACCAGTCCATCGCGTATGGCTGTGCGAAGGCCTTTCGTGAGCAGGGGGCGGACCTGGCGATCACCTATCTCAATGAGAAGGCGGAGCCGTATGTTCGCCCTCTGGCCGAGGAGCTTGGTGCGGACATCATCGCACCGCTCGACGTGCGCGACGAAGATGAAGCGGAGGCCCTCTTTGCCGCGATCGGTGAGAGATGGGGCAAGCTCGACACGCTGCTGCATTCCATCGCCTTTTCGAAGAAGGACGATCTTCACGGCCGTGTCGTGGATTGCTCCGCGGACGGGTTCTCCCTGGCGATGGACATTTCCGTTCACTCGTTCCTGCGGCTCATACGCAGGGCCGAGCCCCTGATGCCGCACGGGGGCACCTGCATGACGGTTTCTTTCATGGGCGCGCAGAAGGTGGTCGAGAACTACGGGGTCATGGGGCCGGTCAAGGCGGCGCTTGAAGCCGCGACCCGCTATGCGGCGGCCGAGATGGGGCCAAAGGGGATATCGGTGCACGCGCTGTCTCCCGGGCCCTTGAGGACACGAGCGGCATCGGGGATCGCGGAATTCGACGAACTACTGAACGACGCCGCCGAGCGAGCGCCCACACATCACCTTGCAACGATCGACGATGTGGGTGCCTATGCCGCGTTTCTTGCGAGCCGTGAGGCCTTCAACGTTACGGGCGGCATTCACTTCATCGACGGCGGCTACAGCATTGTTGGATAG
- a CDS encoding DUF2157 domain-containing protein: MFDWAYRKRLKDDLEDWVAKGWVSSSGAASILRDQEQEDGRSRLPMALAGIGMICVALALFAFIAANWAFIPKTVKLVGIAVLLVASHLAAARAATKGRKGIADLLTGFATLVFVGGMALVGQMFHLPEDWAGGAFLVCMGALAAAWFTGSKASLTVAAVAALTWQFSRADLGEATTIQDLIGLAILIAVFSHAIFAPARLSRWLAIALLWVTFGRWLAEAADVMSAGDGFVLAMSLAGAGGLAALMVLIDPIADLCVKWNSELPARSHGRWLMSRSLQDAGFLVLNALVVAALIVVPEIASDVDAAAIWTVPALVPLAAAVVFLVAGLLLSYKTAKAQGLFGATGLALLAVMMPVFTSNTLVLAAASMTALVGLCALATWFNNRYWMLCAYLGLTAVALWLLQVTIGTLLGQSVFFLVAGVLLLGVALWLARVFRTGTPSASVESGEREATS, translated from the coding sequence ATGTTCGACTGGGCTTACAGGAAAAGACTGAAAGACGACCTGGAAGACTGGGTGGCGAAAGGATGGGTCAGTTCGTCCGGAGCTGCCTCGATCCTGCGCGATCAGGAGCAGGAGGATGGACGGTCGCGGCTGCCGATGGCGCTGGCCGGGATCGGCATGATCTGCGTCGCCCTGGCCTTGTTCGCCTTTATCGCGGCCAACTGGGCTTTCATTCCGAAAACCGTAAAGCTTGTCGGTATAGCGGTGCTGCTCGTTGCCAGCCACCTGGCGGCGGCACGGGCCGCCACGAAAGGCCGAAAGGGAATTGCCGACCTTCTCACCGGCTTTGCAACCCTTGTTTTTGTCGGCGGCATGGCTCTGGTCGGGCAGATGTTCCATTTGCCCGAGGACTGGGCCGGAGGTGCGTTTCTGGTCTGCATGGGCGCACTTGCGGCTGCCTGGTTCACGGGATCGAAGGCATCGCTGACCGTGGCAGCGGTCGCCGCGCTCACCTGGCAGTTCAGCCGCGCAGATCTCGGGGAAGCGACAACCATTCAGGATCTGATCGGCCTTGCGATCCTGATCGCGGTGTTTTCCCACGCAATCTTCGCGCCCGCCCGATTGTCGCGCTGGCTTGCCATTGCGTTGCTGTGGGTGACCTTTGGCAGATGGCTGGCCGAGGCCGCGGACGTGATGTCCGCCGGTGACGGCTTCGTGCTCGCCATGTCGCTCGCGGGTGCGGGCGGACTGGCGGCGCTCATGGTGCTGATTGATCCGATCGCCGATCTCTGCGTGAAATGGAACAGCGAGTTGCCGGCGCGTTCGCATGGCCGCTGGCTGATGAGCCGGTCCCTGCAGGACGCCGGGTTTTTGGTGTTGAACGCGCTTGTGGTCGCCGCGCTCATCGTGGTTCCGGAAATCGCGTCGGATGTTGATGCCGCCGCGATCTGGACGGTACCGGCGCTTGTCCCGCTTGCGGCAGCCGTTGTTTTTCTCGTCGCCGGGCTTTTGCTGTCCTACAAGACCGCAAAGGCACAGGGGCTGTTCGGTGCAACCGGCCTGGCGCTTCTCGCCGTCATGATGCCGGTATTCACATCGAACACGCTCGTGCTGGCAGCCGCATCGATGACGGCGCTGGTCGGGCTGTGTGCCCTCGCCACATGGTTCAACAATCGCTACTGGATGCTGTGTGCCTATCTCGGGCTTACGGCGGTCGCACTCTGGTTGCTGCAGGTCACGATCGGGACGCTGCTCGGGCAATCCGTGTTTTTCCTGGTGGCGGGTGTGCTCCTGCTTGGTGTCGCGCTGTGGCTTGCACGCGTCTTCAGAACCGGCACACCGTCTGCATCCGTCGAATCGGGTGAACGGGAGGCCACGTCATGA
- a CDS encoding class I SAM-dependent methyltransferase codes for MLPLETEAVDLDRSASVLFLRARAGRALASLKDLVPTCAQSFAPDRDALEKSGFKVVAEAPDGQFDAVLVLPVRQRQEARAQLAEAVLRAKAGGIVIASAPNTEGAKTVEKDLSDLIGEVDKLTKSKCRAVWGQVREDRVNIALLRQWRELDAPRKVLDGAYLSRPGLFAWDRIDPASKLLAGLFPETLKGRGADLGAGFGYLARTVLEKAPKVTSIDLYEAEKRALDLAEENLSAFKGKRAMNGVWCDVTKGIEGPYDFIVSNPPFHETGKADRADVGQGFIRAAAGGLRPSGEFYMVANRHLPYERTLSDVFADVTQLADEGGYKVIRAVKAKGAR; via the coding sequence ATGTTGCCGCTTGAAACCGAAGCCGTCGACCTCGACAGGTCGGCATCGGTTCTGTTTCTACGCGCGCGCGCAGGCCGCGCGCTGGCTTCTCTCAAGGACTTGGTCCCGACATGCGCACAGAGCTTCGCACCGGACCGGGACGCTCTGGAAAAGTCCGGTTTCAAGGTCGTTGCCGAAGCACCGGACGGACAGTTTGACGCCGTCCTTGTCCTGCCCGTACGGCAGAGACAGGAGGCGCGGGCGCAGCTCGCCGAGGCCGTTTTGCGGGCAAAGGCGGGCGGGATTGTCATCGCCAGTGCACCCAACACGGAGGGAGCAAAAACGGTCGAAAAGGACCTTTCGGATCTGATTGGTGAGGTCGACAAGCTCACCAAGAGCAAGTGCCGGGCCGTCTGGGGACAGGTGCGTGAGGACCGGGTGAACATTGCGCTCTTGCGGCAGTGGCGCGAGCTTGATGCGCCGAGGAAGGTCCTGGACGGGGCCTATCTCAGCAGGCCCGGCCTCTTCGCCTGGGACCGCATCGACCCGGCATCGAAACTCCTCGCAGGACTGTTTCCCGAGACGCTCAAGGGACGCGGTGCCGACCTCGGTGCCGGCTTCGGCTACCTGGCAAGAACGGTCCTTGAAAAGGCGCCCAAGGTGACTTCGATCGATCTTTATGAAGCCGAAAAGCGCGCGCTTGATCTCGCGGAAGAGAACCTGTCGGCGTTCAAGGGCAAGAGGGCCATGAACGGTGTCTGGTGTGACGTGACGAAAGGCATCGAGGGACCTTACGATTTCATCGTTTCCAATCCGCCGTTTCACGAGACCGGAAAGGCCGACCGCGCCGATGTCGGTCAGGGGTTCATCAGGGCGGCTGCGGGCGGACTGCGCCCGAGCGGCGAATTCTACATGGTCGCCAATCGCCATCTGCCTTACGAACGAACGCTGTCGGACGTTTTTGCGGACGTCACGCAGCTGGCTGATGAGGGCGGTTACAAGGTGATCAGGGCGGTGAAGGCAAAGGGAGCGCGATGA
- a CDS encoding TauD/TfdA family dioxygenase yields the protein MTTAILRGEDRVLNVVWPNGTSSDFPFLWLRDNCPSGFHPDTHERQFDLTSISPDLAVSDVSLDGGNIVITWEGEAHTSRFDPDWLFNHRPGIGLKDSAKVEPFHWHGDVRQEDLPRAGADELMSDDTTLLDFLIAAKRTGLAFVDGMSGDADAGMAMARRIGFLRETNFGTTFEVMSKPKPNNLAYTSHALPLHTDLANQELPPGFQFLHCLANEAEGGGSTFCDGFAIAADLRAEDPEAFRLLSETPVPFRFHDQNYDIRRHHTVIDLDPFGNMQELHFNAHLAGIFDLPAALMEPYYRAYRKVMQMTRSRTYVLTTRLSGGEMVIFDNRRVMHGRAAFNPNTGFRHLRGCYVDRGEFDSRIRVLSRDKS from the coding sequence ATGACAACTGCAATTCTGCGCGGAGAAGACCGCGTGCTCAATGTCGTCTGGCCGAACGGTACCAGCTCCGATTTTCCCTTTCTGTGGCTCCGCGACAATTGCCCGAGCGGCTTTCACCCCGACACACATGAACGCCAGTTCGATCTGACCAGCATCTCTCCGGATCTGGCCGTCAGCGACGTTTCCCTGGACGGCGGCAACATCGTCATCACCTGGGAAGGCGAAGCTCATACCAGCCGCTTCGATCCGGACTGGCTCTTCAATCACCGGCCCGGCATCGGTCTTAAAGACTCGGCAAAGGTAGAGCCGTTTCATTGGCACGGCGACGTCCGGCAGGAAGATCTGCCGCGTGCCGGCGCCGATGAGCTGATGTCGGACGACACCACCCTGCTAGACTTCCTGATCGCGGCCAAACGGACCGGCCTTGCCTTTGTCGACGGCATGTCCGGCGACGCGGATGCCGGCATGGCCATGGCACGGCGGATCGGGTTCCTGCGGGAGACCAATTTCGGCACGACATTCGAGGTGATGTCCAAGCCGAAGCCGAACAATCTCGCCTACACGTCGCACGCCCTGCCGCTGCACACCGACCTTGCCAACCAGGAGCTGCCTCCCGGGTTCCAGTTCCTGCATTGCCTTGCCAATGAAGCCGAGGGCGGCGGCTCGACCTTCTGCGACGGGTTCGCCATCGCCGCCGATCTGCGCGCAGAAGATCCGGAGGCGTTCAGGCTCCTGTCTGAAACACCGGTGCCGTTCCGCTTCCACGATCAGAACTACGACATCCGGCGCCATCACACGGTGATCGATCTGGATCCGTTCGGAAACATGCAGGAACTGCACTTCAATGCGCATCTTGCCGGTATTTTCGATCTGCCGGCCGCCCTCATGGAGCCTTACTACCGGGCCTACCGGAAAGTCATGCAGATGACGCGATCCCGGACATACGTTTTGACGACGCGTCTCAGTGGCGGAGAGATGGTGATCTTCGACAACCGGCGCGTGATGCACGGCCGCGCGGCCTTCAACCCCAACACGGGCTTTCGCCACCTGCGCGGCTGCTATGTCGACCGGGGAGAATTCGACAGCCGCATTCGTGTTCTCAGCAGAGACAAAAGCTAA
- a CDS encoding DUF3141 domain-containing protein codes for MKDIFDALEKGHNEFLHSLEDATAWSPSQRITAWQAQAAEMSNMAELMGRGLSKHLTHITDVHRQRWQDSLTAYGKAFEDLTQVQTQGALYNAFENYWKDAAQRVVLTMDTLRQRGDNFIEHEEAGCPPVLIYDYDLVLDGADLPHPCCYMLLKIRPPENTPCRDPKPWKRPYIIIDPRAGHGAGIGGFKPDSQVGVALRDGHPVYFVAFRRMPEKGQTLADVTRAEAAFVRKVKELHPEAPNPVVTGNCQGGWATLLLAATNPDLTGPVILNGAPVSTWAGRVGENPMRYNGGILGGTYNAMFYSDLGHGVFDGADIVQNFELLNPARNYFGKYYDLYAKVDTEPHRFLEFERWWGGYFLLNEAEMKWIVEQLFVGNRLSKNEAQLEPGRNVDIKQIRAPIIVFASFGDNITPPQQALNWILDTYTDEREIAIRGQRIIYMVHDQVGHLGIFVSSKIAKKEHTEVTSTLKTIEALPPGLYEMSIDDYEGELLDRQFTVSFHERGMDDLRALDDGREDEIPFAAVARASEQQAEFYDVCVRPFVQAGVTEQSADLRRRTHPLRLQRELFSSMNPFLSALPGWAEKAKAERQPVASDNPFVELERVNAAMIEQSMDLFRDLRDTMYENLFYTIWGSPYMRWFGRTKQPGRTLKHADELRSLPPVQAALMHVEEGGFREAVVRMLILLAESRGNVRRDRLERSSRVLTQDEPFRSLTPDERSFMLQEQTLIVEFAPERALSTLPKLLKSKEERELAAKVVRYIPGDIDEMTPHTLEMLQSFHKVLGLPPATGNITEDPLAESATPAKADTKPAAIETPVRKPTAAAAKTRVAQKATPRKPAARKAPSRKAAASKPAAGRKPGTSARKSEEPAE; via the coding sequence ATGAAGGACATTTTCGACGCGCTCGAAAAGGGCCACAACGAGTTTCTGCATTCCCTGGAAGATGCCACGGCCTGGTCGCCTTCGCAGCGCATCACCGCATGGCAGGCCCAGGCGGCCGAGATGTCGAACATGGCGGAACTGATGGGGCGCGGCCTGAGCAAGCATCTGACCCACATCACGGATGTGCACAGGCAGCGCTGGCAGGACAGCCTGACGGCCTACGGCAAGGCGTTCGAAGACCTGACGCAGGTGCAGACGCAAGGGGCGCTCTACAACGCTTTTGAGAATTACTGGAAGGATGCGGCTCAGCGTGTCGTGCTCACGATGGACACGTTGCGCCAGCGCGGCGACAATTTCATCGAGCACGAGGAGGCAGGCTGCCCGCCGGTCCTGATCTATGACTATGATCTGGTTCTCGACGGCGCGGATCTGCCGCATCCCTGCTGCTACATGCTGTTGAAGATCAGGCCGCCTGAAAACACCCCGTGCCGCGATCCCAAGCCCTGGAAGCGTCCCTATATCATCATCGATCCGCGCGCCGGACATGGTGCGGGCATCGGCGGTTTCAAGCCGGACAGTCAGGTCGGGGTCGCCCTTCGCGACGGTCACCCCGTCTACTTTGTCGCCTTCAGGCGCATGCCGGAAAAGGGCCAGACGCTGGCCGACGTCACGCGCGCCGAGGCCGCGTTCGTGCGCAAGGTGAAGGAGCTGCATCCCGAGGCGCCCAACCCGGTGGTCACGGGAAACTGTCAGGGCGGCTGGGCAACGCTGCTGCTCGCCGCGACCAACCCGGATCTCACCGGCCCGGTCATCCTCAACGGCGCGCCGGTTTCAACCTGGGCGGGGCGGGTCGGCGAAAACCCGATGCGCTACAACGGCGGAATTCTGGGCGGAACCTACAACGCCATGTTCTACTCCGACCTTGGGCACGGCGTGTTTGACGGTGCGGACATTGTCCAGAATTTCGAGCTTCTCAATCCGGCGAGAAACTATTTCGGCAAGTATTACGACCTTTATGCCAAGGTCGACACGGAGCCGCATCGCTTCCTCGAATTCGAGCGCTGGTGGGGCGGCTATTTCCTGCTGAACGAGGCGGAAATGAAGTGGATCGTCGAACAGCTTTTTGTCGGCAACCGCCTGTCCAAGAACGAAGCGCAGCTCGAGCCGGGCCGGAATGTCGATATCAAGCAGATCCGCGCGCCCATTATCGTTTTTGCCAGCTTCGGCGACAACATCACCCCGCCGCAACAGGCGCTGAACTGGATCCTCGACACCTACACGGACGAGCGGGAAATCGCGATCCGCGGCCAGCGGATCATCTACATGGTTCATGATCAGGTCGGTCACCTCGGAATTTTCGTATCCTCCAAGATCGCCAAGAAGGAGCACACGGAAGTGACCTCGACGCTGAAAACCATCGAGGCGCTGCCGCCGGGTCTCTACGAGATGTCGATCGATGACTACGAGGGTGAGCTCCTCGACCGCCAGTTCACGGTCAGTTTCCACGAACGGGGCATGGATGACCTGCGCGCGCTCGACGATGGCCGCGAAGACGAGATTCCGTTTGCCGCGGTCGCAAGGGCGTCCGAACAGCAGGCCGAGTTCTACGACGTGTGCGTACGCCCGTTCGTGCAGGCGGGTGTAACCGAGCAGAGCGCGGATTTGCGGCGGCGCACCCATCCCCTGCGGCTGCAGCGGGAGCTCTTTTCCAGCATGAACCCGTTCCTGAGCGCGCTCCCGGGCTGGGCCGAAAAAGCGAAAGCCGAGCGTCAACCGGTTGCATCCGACAATCCCTTTGTGGAACTGGAACGCGTCAACGCGGCGATGATCGAGCAATCCATGGATCTGTTCCGGGACCTGCGCGACACCATGTATGAGAACCTGTTCTACACCATCTGGGGATCGCCCTACATGCGCTGGTTCGGACGAACGAAGCAGCCGGGCCGGACGCTCAAGCATGCGGACGAACTGCGCAGCCTGCCGCCGGTCCAGGCCGCCCTGATGCATGTCGAGGAGGGTGGATTCCGCGAGGCCGTTGTCCGGATGCTGATCCTGCTTGCCGAGAGCCGCGGCAATGTGCGCCGGGACAGACTGGAGCGGTCCTCACGTGTTCTCACCCAGGACGAGCCCTTCAGGTCGCTTACGCCGGACGAGCGCAGTTTCATGCTCCAGGAGCAGACGCTGATTGTCGAGTTTGCGCCGGAGCGCGCGTTGTCGACGTTGCCGAAGCTTCTGAAATCCAAGGAGGAGCGCGAGCTTGCGGCGAAGGTCGTGCGGTACATCCCGGGCGATATCGACGAGATGACGCCGCACACGCTGGAGATGCTTCAGAGTTTCCACAAGGTGCTCGGGCTGCCGCCCGCGACCGGCAACATCACCGAAGACCCGCTGGCAGAGAGCGCTACTCCGGCGAAGGCGGACACCAAACCGGCTGCCATTGAGACGCCGGTCAGGAAACCCACCGCCGCCGCAGCAAAGACGCGGGTGGCGCAGAAGGCAACACCGCGCAAGCCGGCGGCACGAAAGGCCCCCTCGCGCAAGGCGGCTGCTTCCAAACCTGCCGCAGGCCGCAAGCCGGGCACGTCTGCGCGCAAGTCCGAAGAACCTGCCGAATAA
- a CDS encoding GDYXXLXY domain-containing protein, with the protein MSDVPADAGLARRSNVPLTYLKWGLLALLQLALISVPLVDRLDVQMTGTVVTLELVPVDPRDLLRGDYVIINLAIGRIPRTMEGADSLKAGQTVFVALEQENGGAARPVSVSSDRPQSGSLAIAGTIRSTSAETVWIDYGIDAFFLPEGEGREIERLDTSRVLLEVAIAGDGRSLPLNLLVDGKVFKSDGSF; encoded by the coding sequence ATGAGTGATGTCCCGGCAGACGCCGGCTTGGCCAGGCGTTCAAATGTCCCGCTCACCTATTTGAAGTGGGGTCTTCTGGCGCTGCTGCAGCTTGCCCTGATCTCCGTTCCGCTTGTGGACCGGCTCGACGTGCAGATGACGGGCACCGTGGTGACCCTGGAGCTGGTTCCGGTCGATCCGAGGGATCTCCTCAGGGGAGACTATGTCATCATCAATCTGGCGATCGGACGCATTCCGAGAACCATGGAGGGTGCTGACAGCCTCAAGGCCGGTCAAACGGTCTTTGTCGCGCTCGAACAAGAGAACGGGGGTGCGGCGCGTCCGGTTTCCGTTTCATCAGATCGCCCGCAATCCGGCAGCCTTGCCATCGCCGGCACCATCAGATCCACCTCCGCGGAAACGGTCTGGATCGACTACGGCATAGATGCCTTCTTTCTACCCGAGGGAGAAGGCCGCGAGATCGAAAGGCTCGATACCAGCCGCGTCCTGTTGGAAGTGGCGATCGCCGGGGACGGCCGCTCCCTGCCGCTGAACCTGCTGGTCGACGGCAAGGTCTTCAAGTCGGACGGTAGTTTTTGA
- a CDS encoding ABC transporter ATP-binding protein, with protein sequence MTGFVDLRNVRLSYGQAADATLALDGLDMSIQKGEFAAVVGPSGCGKSTLMKLATGLITPQEGTVEVAHQEVSGPVSIAGMAFQNPSMLPWRSTISNVMLPLEIVQPHRANLRREKAAYTAKAEELLKLVGLGGFGEKFPWQLSGGMQQRANLCRALIHDPALLMLDEPFGALDAFTREELWQVMRDLHTEKSFTVILVTHDLREAVYLADTVFVMSARPGKIIERREITFPRPRPIDLIYEAAFNDIVHDLRALIAEARVAA encoded by the coding sequence TTGACCGGATTTGTAGACCTCAGAAACGTGCGCCTGTCCTACGGCCAGGCAGCCGATGCGACCCTTGCCCTCGACGGATTGGACATGAGCATCCAGAAAGGTGAGTTCGCGGCCGTCGTCGGCCCGTCGGGCTGCGGAAAATCAACGCTCATGAAACTCGCCACCGGACTGATCACCCCGCAGGAGGGAACCGTCGAAGTTGCCCATCAGGAGGTGTCGGGACCGGTTTCCATCGCGGGCATGGCATTCCAGAACCCGTCGATGCTGCCGTGGCGCAGCACGATTTCCAACGTGATGCTGCCGCTGGAGATCGTCCAGCCGCACCGCGCCAACCTGCGGCGTGAAAAGGCGGCCTACACTGCAAAGGCGGAAGAACTGCTCAAGCTTGTCGGCCTCGGCGGATTCGGAGAGAAATTTCCCTGGCAGCTGTCCGGCGGCATGCAGCAGCGCGCAAACCTCTGCCGCGCGCTCATTCACGATCCGGCCTTGTTGATGCTCGACGAACCCTTCGGCGCGCTGGACGCCTTCACGCGTGAGGAACTCTGGCAGGTCATGCGCGACCTTCATACGGAAAAAAGCTTCACGGTCATCCTAGTCACCCATGATCTCAGAGAAGCCGTTTATCTTGCAGACACCGTTTTCGTCATGAGTGCGAGACCGGGCAAGATCATCGAGCGGCGGGAAATCACCTTCCCCCGGCCCCGGCCGATCGACCTGATCTACGAGGCGGCGTTCAACGACATCGTTCACGACCTGAGGGCGTTGATCGCGGAAGCGAGGGTGGCGGCATGA